ACGCCGGTAGGTACACCTTGGGCTATCTTGCTAAATTTAACGCCCATATCGCTTAGCTTATCCTCGATAAAAACCATCACCGCGTCGCTGCTAAGCCCCGGCGTTAGTGCAAAAATAATCTCGGTTACACCGTTTTGGCGGATGATCGCGCGTAGTTTTTCGGTTTGTTCGGGAGTTATCTCTTCAAGCACGAAGTAGCGTCCGCGGTAGATCGCACTTTGTTCGAAAACTAGGATGTCTTTTGGGCTTTCTACGACGGCCAGTAGCTCCTTATCTCGCGTTTCGTCGCTGCAAATGTCGCAAATTTCATCTTCGCTAAGCCCACCGCAAATTTGACATTTACCCGTAAATCTCACTGCGTCCTCGATGCTTTGAGCGAGCTTTAGTCCGCCGAAGCTATCCTTTAGGCATACGTGATAGGCGTAGCGCTGGGCGGACTTTTTGCCAACGCCCGGTAGCCGCTCAAAGGCCGCCACGAGTTCGTTAAATTTCTCAAGCCCTTTTTTCAACGCTTTCCTTTGGATTGGTGCAAATTTTAAATGAGTGGAAGCCGTCCTCGTATGAGTATTTTAGACTAAATTTGTGCATACGGCAGATGTGGTCGATGATGTAAAGTCCTAGCCCCATGCCGCTGCTTTTACTGCCCTTTTCACGGATAAAGGCTTGCATGTAGTACTCGATAGGATTTTGTAGCGGTTGGCCTAGGTTTCTCACGACGATACCGTCCGCGTCGCAGATAACCTGCGCTTTTTTATCGTCAGCGTATTTTAGGGCGTTATCTATGAGATTTTTGATCGCGAGCGAAAAGAGCCCGAAATCCACGCGCAGCAAGATATCTCGGCGGATATCTACGCTCACTTTTTCTTCAAATTTATCGAGCATCAGCATGTCGCGCGCTTGGTCAAGGATGTTTGAAAAGTATGACTCCTGATAGTTTAGCGCGTAGTTTTTGGATAGCAGCTGCTCGATCTTGCCAAACTCGTTTATGAGCATGTCAAGGCGCTCAAATATCGCTATCAAGCGCGTTTTGTGCGTAGAATTTTGCACCATCTCAGAGACTATGCGACCTTTGCCGATCGGCGTTTTTAGCTCGTGCATAATCGTGCGTAAAAACAGCTGCCTAGAGCGCAAAAGCTCCCTGATCTTGCTGGCTGCGGCGTCAAATTCTATCGCGACCTTGGCTATCTCGTCGTCGGAGTCGGGCTTGGCGATATTTACGTCCATGTTTCCCGCGCCAAATTTCCTGATATCAGAGCTTAGTTTTTTAAGCGGCATTAGCGACTTCATTACCGAAACGTAAAGCGACACTAGAAGCGCCGTCGTGAGGATAAAACCCACCCAGATCGGATCGTTTATGTTTTTCGTATCGTCGCTTTCGAGCAAAATTTGAAACGAAGGATTTTTGATCTGTAGGTACAAACTATCCTGAAAAAGCAACGATTGAAATAGTCCTAGCTGCGTTTGCTTGGCAAAGACCGGTTTCCCGGAGCTTATGACGTTTGCGACGGTTTTGTCGCTTTTAACGTAGGTTAGTCCGAAATTTTTAAAATAGTTAGTCAAATCGCTAGGCGGATTTGACTTTTCGTATGAAGCGATGAGGTAGTTTATCGCGTTTAGCTGCTTGTTTTTTATCTTTTCTAGCGCGTTATCTAGCTGTATGCTCGCAAACGTGTAGAATAAGATACAAACAAGCGAAAACGCCAGCGCGAAAACTACCGAAATCTTCGTGGTTAAGGAGTATCTCATCCTATGAGTTTATAGCCTATTCCGCGTACCGAAAATATATGTTTAGGCGCTTTTGAGCTGTCGCCGATCTTGGTTCTTAGTCTGCCGATGATGACGTCTAGGCTCTTTGAGTCCTTGTCTTTTAGGCTTTTGCAGTTATAAACTAGCTGCTCGCGAGAGACTGAAAAGCTGTGTTGCTTGATAAGGTAGCTCAAAATTTCATACTCTGCCGGCGTTAGCGTTAGGCTTTCGTTGTTGTAGTAAATTTCGTGTCTGCGCTCGTCTATCCTAAATAGCGTATCAACGACCTCTTCTTGCACTTCGTTGGTCTTTTTGTAGCGGCGGATTAGGCTCATTATGCGCGCGTACATTTCCTTTGGATCGTACGGTTTTGGTAGATAGTCGTCTGCGCCTAGCTGCAGGCCCACGACTTTGTCGCTGATATCGCTGCGAGCAGAAGAGATGATGATAGGGATGTTGTATTTGCTGCGGATCTCTTTGCATACCTCTAGGCCGTCCATGCCAGGTAGTGTAAGGTCTAGGATAAGCAGGTCGAAATTTTTTACTCCAGCACTTAGTCCCAAATAAGGATCTTCGAAATTTGTTACTTTTATATTAAAATCGCTCAAGTATTCGGATAGGATTTGCGCGAATTCCGGATCGTCTTCAATCATTAAAACATTAATCATTTTAAGCCTTTCAAATAGATTTAACGAAAATGATTATAACCAAAAAAAGTTAAATTTTTTTTCCGAATTTACTATCCTTGTTTAAAATTCTCCCCCGCTTTGAATTTTTATAAATAATAAGATAAAATCGCCCTTTAAATTTAAAAATTTTAGGAGATTTTGTGGAAATAGACTACTACGAAATTTTAGAAATCAGCAAAAATAGCGACTCTGAAACCATAAAAAAAGCATTTAGAAAGCTTGCCCTAAAGTATCACCCGGATCGCAATCAAGGCGATAAAGACGCCGAAGAAAAATTTAAAAAGGTAAACGAAGCCTACCAGGTGCTAGGCGACGAGGAAAAGCGCGCGATATATGATAGATACGGCAAAGCTGGACTTGAGGGCAGGGGCGGCTTTAGCTCTGGCGGATTTAGCGCGGATTTTGATTTGGGCGATATCTTTAACTCGTTTTTTGGCGGTGGATTTAGCTCGGGTGCAAGTAGCCGCAAAAGAAGCAGTGACAAATATCCGCTCGATTTAGAGATAGTTCTTAGGATCAAATTTAACGAAGCTGTGTTTGGCGCCGAAAAAGAGATAGATTTTACGATCAAAAAACCGTGCCAAACCTGCAAAGGCAGCGGTTCGAAAGACGGCAAAACGCACGTATGTCCGCACTGCGAGGGCAGGGGGCGGATATCGCAGCAGCGAGGCTTTATGAGCTTCGTGCAGGAGTGTCCATACTGTAACGGCACGGGCGAAACGGTCAAGGATAGATGCTCTGATTGCGGCGGTAGCGGCTACAAAGAAGAGCGCCAAAGCGTCAAAGTAAATATCCCCGAGGGCATCGACGACGGCATGCGCATGCGCGTGAGCGAAAAGGGCAACGTCTCCTCAACCGGCGCCAGGGGCGATTTGTACGTGCATATCGAGGTTGAAGCCGACGAGCATTTCGTACGTCACGAAAGCGACGTTTATATCGAGATTCCGGTATTTTTCACGCAGGCGATTTTGGGCGAGACGATCACGATCCCGACGCTAAAAGGCACAACCGAGCTCAAGCTGCCAGTCGGCGCAAAAGACAAGCAGCAGTTCGTATTTGACGGCCTTGGCGTAAAAAACGTAAATAGCAAAAGATACGGCAGGCTCGTAGCTCAAATCTCCATAAAAACGCCAAAAGAGCTTAATGACGAGCAAATCTCTCTACTAAACCAGCTACAAGAGAGCTTCGGCATCAAGGCGGGCAAGGCGAGCTACGACGAGGAAGAGGACAAAGGAATCTTGGATAAGATAAAAGGGTGGTTTAAGGGTGAAGAACCTAGCGATAAAGGCAATAAAAAAGGCAAAAAGGCCTAAATTTACGTCAAATTTTACCATTTAGCAAGCCCGATCTTTCGTTAAATTCGCCGAGTCGTTCGGGCTTAAATTTGCGTCCGTTACAAAACGGCGCGTCAAATTTGACGTTAAAATACAAGATGAATAAATTTATATTTTTAGCCGCTTTTACGGCGATTTCTTTAAATGCTGCAAAATGCGATACGGGCTGGCTTCAAAAAGGTTGCGACGCTGGCGATTTTGAGAGCTGCGATAACTTGGGTCTTGCCTACATCGGCATCAAGCTTGAGGAGTGCGACTTGGACAAAAACTACGAAAAGGCGTTTGCGCTGTTTAAAAAAGCTTGCGACGGGGAGTACGTGCGAGCCTGCGTAAATTTGGGCGTAGCGTATCGCAAAGGCGAAGGGGTTAAAAAGGACGAACCAAAGGCTGCCGAGCTCTATAAAAAAGCCTGCGATAGCGGTTATTTGCTAGGTTGCGCAAATTTAGGCTCGCTTTATGAGCAGGGGTTTGGCGTCAAAAAAGACGCGCAAAAAGCGGGCAAAATCTGGCGCAAAGCCTGCGAGGCAAAGGACGGGATGTCTTGCTTTAACCTCGGCGTACTCTACTACAACGCGATGCTTGGCGAAAAAGACGTAGCTAACGCAAAAAACTATCTGCAAAAGGCGTGCGCATACGGCTGGAAAGATGGCTGCGACGCGGCGCAAGCGATAGAAAAAGCCGCGAAACGATAAATTTGCCTAAATTTTAATGTCGGTCGAAAGCGGTGCAAAATTCAATTTGTGCCGCAGACTATTTGCGCACAAATTTGGTTGCGTTTTGCGCTAAATTTGGCGGCTTTTTGCAAATAACTGCTGCCAAATTTATTCAAAAGCGGGGAGTTAAATTTGCTCTTTCAAATTTAACGAAAACAAATGCGTCAAATTTGGCTCAAATTTCACTCTCTTTTAGTTGCTCGATCTTAGCCGCCACGCTCCTATTCGTCACCTTTTCGATCTCTTCGCTCGCTGCGGTCATTATAGCTTCAAAGCTGCCGTAAAATTTAACTAGCTTTGCGATACTGCCCGCCGATACGCCCGCGTCTGCTAGCTTGCTAGCGCCCAGATCCTCTTTGCGCTTGGTTTTTTGATGAAAGGTAATCGCAAATCGGTGCGCCTCGTCGCGAAGGCGCTGGAAAAACTGAAGTCGTCTGTCGCCCGTTGGTAGCGTAAAAACGCCGCCCGGAGCGTAAATTTTATCCCTCGCGCCGCCTTTTGCGCGGTGGGCTTTGGCGTCTATTTTTTCTTTTGAGATGGCGAGTATATCGACGTTTGCGCCACTACTAGCGATGATGTCCGAGGCGAGGTCTAGCAGCGCCTGGCCGCCGTCGATGAGCCAGAGATCGGGTGGGCTAAGCTTATCAAACCGCAAAGCGCGCTCTGTAAGCATCTGGTGCATCTGATCGTAGTCGTTTGCGTGAGAGAGGTGCATGTGGCGGTAGTGCTCCTTGGCGAAGTTGCCGTGCTCAAAGCGCACCATCGCGCCGACTGCGGCCGCGCCGAACATATGCGAGTTGTCGAAGGTCTCGATGGTGTACGGCGCGCAGGCTAAGCCGAAATACTCCTTTAGCTCGTCCAAAAACGCGTCGTCGTGGGTTTTTAGGTACTTTTGGATAAAGACTTGCGCGTTTGTTAGCGCCATCTCGCAGATGCGCTTTTTCTCGCCGATTTTAGGGACACAGATGCTAAATTTACGGCCGTGGCGAGCGGTCAAGATCTCCTCTACTAGACTTGCGTCCTCAAATGCTTCGAGTGCGTAAATTTTCGCGCTCACGACGGGCGCGCCAGCTGGAAAGCTCTCTAAAACGATTTGCTTATACGCGTCGTTTAGATCGCCTTGCGAGCTCATCTTGGCGTTCGTGATATTTTGATACACGCCGCTGATCTTGCCGCCGTGCACGCTAAAACGCACCGCACAAAGCAAATTTTGCTCAGCACGCACTGCAAAAACCTCAAAGTCCTCAAGCTTAGCCAGATCGACCTCGATTTTGACGTCTAGGTCTTTGATAGCGTTGATTTTATCGCGCACGAGGGCGGCTTGCTCGTAGTTTTCGTTTTGGGCGTATTTGCTCATCAAATTTACGAGCTTTGGCAGCATAGAAAGAGGATTGTTTAGCGCTGCGATCGCGCCCTCTACGACCTTGGCGTAGTCTGCGGGCGAAATTTTGCTGATGAGCGGGGCTTCTGAGTAACCGATCTGATAGGGCAAGTACGCTCCCGTGGCTTTGAGCGCGCTTTTGCTTTGCACGAGTTTAAAGCTCAGCCTTAGCGCATCTAAAAGCTCGCGCGCGCCGCGAAAATAGGGGCCAAAATACTTGACGTTTTTGCCTCGGACGATCTTTCGCGTGATCTCAAAGCGCGGGAAATCGTCATCCAAATTTACGTAGATGTAGGGATAAGTCTTGTCGTCACGCAGCAAGATGTTGTATTTGGGCCTTAGCTGCTTGATGAAGGAGTTTTCTAGTATCAGCGCGTCGGCCTCGCTGGGAGTGACGATATACTCGAGGTGTACGGCCTCGCTGATCATCTTGTGGATGCGCGGGCTAACCTTGGGCGAGGGGGCGAGCGCCGGCGTAAATGAAAAGTAGCTTTTGACGCGGTTTTTTAAAATTTTAGCCTTGCCGACGTAAAGAAGCTTGCCGGCCTTGTCGAAATACTGATAAACGCCTGGTTGGGCGGGCAATGAGCGGATCTCGTCGATTAGCAAAATTTGACTCCCGCCAGTGAATTTGAGCTTTTGCTGATTGGGGTTAAATTTGACCAAATTTGATTCATTGCGCCCCGCTTGATTCTTTGGCTAAATTTTGCTTTATAGCAAGGCGAATTTTTTCAAATCCTTCGAAAATCCGCTCGCTTTTGGCTAAATTTACAAACTCGCCTTTAGCAGGCTCGGCATAAGTAAAAATTCGCTTTTTTTCGTATGGGTCGGTCGCTTTTTTAAATTTTAAATGCTTTGTCACAAAAAATTTAACGTCCGTTACGCGAGCGAGCCTGCCGTCAAAATTTACGCTAGAATAGATTTTTAATAAGCCTTTTAACATTTTTATACTACTATCGCTTTTTAATTCCTGAAGTCCTAGCGGATGAAACAGGGCGAAAAACAAAATGCCGTTTTTCTCGTAGCAAAAGGCGATGAGCCTGCGATGATTTAGGCTTAAAAGCTGTAAAAATTCTCCGCATTCGCTACGGTTTTTTAACTCTTTATAAAAAGGATTATCAACAATATGTCGAATAATAGTCTTAGCGTCTTTCATAAGGCGATTTTAGCATTTTTTTTGTTAATTTTTATAGCAGGCTGCGGCCACAAGGGCGATCCGTTCTACGAGGCGCCGTCCGAGCCGTCAAACAGCAAAACCGAAAAGATAAATAAACTATAAATCAAGGAGAGTAAATGAAGATCGTCGGACTTTTGGGTCTGTTTTTCGCTTTAGCCTTCGGTAGCGGCGACGCTGCGGGCGAGGCTTTAAATCTAACGACTACGTGGGTGGGTATCGCGAGCCTCATAATTTTCGTCGTGGGATATTTTTTCATCGCTACGGAGGAAAATTTTCACATCGATAAGGCTAAGCCGGCTATATTTATCGGCACTTTTATGTTTCTGCTCATCGGCTTTTATATGCTAGCAAACGGCCTAGATGTGCATTTGTTGCAAAATGAGGTAAATCACCTGATTTTAGAGATTTCGCAGATCGTATTTTTCCTCATGGTCGCGATGACATATATCGAGGCGCTTATCGAACGTGACGTGTTTAACGCGCTAAAATACAACCTCGTCTCAAAGGGCTACACGTATAAAAGACTCTTTTGGCTAACGGGCGCTTTGGCGTTTTTCATTAGCCCCGTCGCCGATAACCTAACTACGGCCCTTATCCTTTCTACTGTTCTTTTAACGATAGATAAGACCAATACGAATTTCCTAGTCGCAGGTGCGATAAACATCGTCGTAGCCGCAAACGCAGGCGGCGCATGGAGTCCGTTTGGCGATATCACGACTCTGATGGCGTGGGCTGCGGGCAAGGCTCCTTTTATCGACTTTTTCGCACTTTTCCCTGCTTCATTTATCGGCTGGCTAGTTACGGCGTTTTTACTAGTGCGCATAGTGCCCGCTGGTAGCCCGCACTTTGACCCGGCCACAGAGCCTAAAGTAACCATCAAAAAAGGTGGTAAAGTCGTTATCGGACTTGGCGCATTTACGATATTTTCGGCTGTTATGATGCACCAGCTTTTCCATTTGCCTGCGATGTGGGGCATGATGTTTGGCTTCTCACTTCTTAGCATTTACACCTACATCTACAAAAAAACAAACAAAAACGAAGAGCCTATGCATGTCTTTCACTATATGTCAAAGATCGAAAACAACACGCTTTTCTTCTTCTTCGGCATCCTTGCGGCCGTCGGCGCGCTACACTTCGTCGGATTTTTAAACTACGCCGTTTCGCTTTATGATAAATTTGGCGCTACGACCGTAAATATCGGCGTTGGCTTCCTCTCTGCTATCGTGGATAACGTCCCTGTTATGTCTGCCGTGCTAAAAGCAAATCCTATGATGGGCGCGGATGTGGGCGAAAATTTAAGTCAGTGGCTGCTAGTTACCTTGACTGCCGGTATCGGCGGATCGATGATAAGCTTTGGTTCGGCTGCGGGCGTTGGCGTTATGGGCAAACTAAAAGGCATCTATACCTTCGGCGCGCATATGAAATACGCTTGGACCGTGGTTGTCGGCTATATCGTATCGGTCGTGGTCTGGTACATACAGTTTGAAATTTTTCATTTATATTTTTAAAGGGCAATCATGAATAATACGATAATAGTTTTGGATTTTGGCTCGCAGTACACCCAGCTCATCGCTAGACGCCTGCGCGAGCAAGGCGTTTATACTGAGATTTTGCCTTTTAACGCTAAGGTCGAGGAGATCAAGGCTAAAAAACCAAAAGGCATAATCCTAAGCGGCGGTCCAGCTAGCGTTTATGCGCCGGATGCGTATTTTTGCGACGAGGGCGTTTTTAAGCTAAAGTTGCCGATTTTAGGCATTTGCTACGGCATGCAGCTTTTGGCGCATAAATTCGGCGCCGAAGTCGCTCCTGCCTCTCACAAAGAGTACGGCAAGGCAAGCCTAAACGCTCTAAAATCTCATCCGCTCTTTACTGATACGCCTGAAAAGCAAACCGTCTGGATGAGCCACTCTGACCTCGTAAAAAATTTGCCAAACGGCTTTGAAGCGATCGCGACGAGCGAAAATTCGCCTTACTGCGTATTCGGCGACGAAAAGCGCAAATTTTACGCGTTGCAGTTTCACCCGGAGGTGCAGCACAGCGAGTTTGGCACTCAAATTTTAAAAAATTTCGCCAAATATATCTGCGGCTGCGAAAGCACGTGGAATATGGGCGGCTTTGCTAAAACCCAGATCGCTAAGATCAAAGAAACCGTCGGCAACAAAAAAGTCCTTTGCGCCGTTAGCGGAGGTGTAGATAGCTCCGTCACCGCTGCGCTTTTGGCCGCTGCGATACCGCAAAATTTGATCCTGGTTTTCGTCGATAACGGACTACTTAGAACGGGCGAGCGCGAGCAGGTCGAGGCGACCTTTAGAACAAAGCTTGGCGTGGAGCTAGTTAGCATAGACGCGAGTAAAACTTTCCTAGAAAGGCTAGCAGGCGTAACCGATCCAGAGAAAAAACGCAAGATAATCGGCGAAACTTTCATCGAAATCTTTGAAAAAGAGGCCAAAAAGCACGATAACGTTAAATTTTTAGCCCAAGGCACGCTTTATACCGACATCATCGAAAGCTCGGTCGTGGGATCTAGCAAGACGATCAAAAGCCACCACAACGTGGGCGGACTGCCTGATTGGATGAGCTTCGAGCTGATCGAGCCTTTAAGAGAAATCTTTAAAGACGAAGTACGTCAGCTAGGCCTTGAACTTGGCCTTTCGCGAGAGCTCGTGTTTCGCCATCCATTCCCTGGACCAGGCCTTGCGATCCGCATAATGGGCGAGGTAAATACGCCAAGCCTTGAGCTACTACGCAAAGCCGACGTAATCCTGCGCGACGAGCTAAAATCAAGTGGCTGGTACAACAAAACGTGGCAGGCATTTTGCGTACTGCTAAACGTGCATTCTGTGGGCGTCATGGGTGATAACCGCACCTATGAAAACGCCGTGTGCATACGCGTAGTGGACGCTAGCGACGGCATGACGGCTAGCTTCTCGCGCCTGCCGTACGACCTGCTAGAAAACGTCTCACGCCGCATCATAAACGAAGTAGACGGCATCAACCGCGTAGCTTACGACATCTCGAGCAAACCGCCTGCAACGATAGAGTGGGAGTAAAATTTAGGCGTTTTTACGCCTAAATTTTATTTAAAATCGACTCAAATTTGCCAAAAAGAATAATCCTTATCAACAAATCGTCCGCAAATTTTAGCTACAATGACGCGTAAATTTACGAAAGGAAGAACAATGAGTAAAATTTACAATTTAAACGCCGACACGAAAGTGATCGCAAAAAGCGTCGTTAGCAAGAGAATTTTTGATTGCGAGAACGCTCACGTCGATGTGTTTGCCTTTGACACTGGCGAGGAGCTAGATCACGAGATGCTATTTTGCGACAGCCTTGCGTGGGTCGTAGAGGGCGGCGCGAGCTTGCACTACGGCGAAAAGCAGATGCGCTTAGGCGACGAACAGGCCTGCCTGATAGAGAAAAAAGTATGGCGAAAACTAGTTTTCAACGAACCAACGAAATACGTCTTAATCGATTTTAAGGAGGACTTAATGATAGATCATTTACCTAAGGCGGCTATTTTTAGCCTAGTGGATGCGGTCGAATACGAAGAAGGCAAAATCGTGAGCAAAACGCTCGTCAAAAACGAAAGCGGCTCGATGTCGCTGCTGTCATTTTCAAAAGACCAACAGCTCTCCACTCACGCGGCTCCGGGCGACGCTCTTTTGGTCGCGCTTGACGGCGAGATGAAGCTAACCATCGGCGATGAGCATTTTGATATCAAAAAGGGCGATACTATCGTGCTTCCAGGCAAAATCCCGCACGGACTAAAGATACCGGAAAAATTTAAAATGTTACTCATCGTAACAAAAGATAAGATGTAGAGTTTTGGGGCGATTGCCACGACTCGTTTAGGAAATATATGGCAAGATTTATAATAGATGATGAAAACATAAGCGTAGATAATCTAGCAACGCTAAAAAAACTAGGCGAGAAAGATAAAATTTATATCGTAACAAACAATAGACAAAAGCTAAGCATCTCCGTTTTGGCGTGGTTTCTGGCGCGAAAAATCAAAATAAAAATTATACTTTTAGAAAGCGCTCACAAGGACTATGCCGATAAAATAATTACGTTTTTAATGGGCAAACTCTCGCATAAAAAAGACAAAATTTACATCGTCAGCAACGATAAATTTTATGATGACGTGATAGATTTTTTTAATAAACAAGATAAAAACGGCGGTAAATTTTATAAACTTAAATTTGACTTCAATCGCTCGCACACTGCGCAGCTCATCGAAGAAAATCAAGACGAAATCGCGATCTTGATACGAAACTCGGGAAGCCTAAGCGAGCTTCATATGAAATTTATCTCAAAATTTGGCAGTAAAAACGGTGCTGGCGTGTATAACGCACTAAAAGAGGACGCAAGGAAGATCTACAAAAAACCTCAAATAGAAAACTCGCAAAAAGGTGAGGCAAAGCTTATCGCGGCGCCAAATTCTGCAAAATCTAGGCTAGCGACGCAAGGCGATGAGCAAAAATTTGACGAGCGAGAAAAGTCGCAAATGGAGTCAAATTTGAGTGGCGAGACTTTACATGCTCAAAGCGCCTCGGCAAAAGAGCAAAATTTGGAGTCTCTAAAACCGCAATCTTTAGAGGGCGAAAGTGGTGCGGTGACAAATGATGAAGTTAAGGTTGCTGAGTCAAATTTGAGTGATAAACTCGCTTCTACCGAGCGCTCAAAAGATGCGAAGATCGAGGTTTCTGGCGAAAATCTAAATGCGGACGAAAAGGGGCAAAATTTATCAAGCAAGCATCCGCCGCAAAAACAAAAACAAGCTGGT
This region of Campylobacter showae CSUNSWCD genomic DNA includes:
- a CDS encoding response regulator transcription factor, which translates into the protein MINVLMIEDDPEFAQILSEYLSDFNIKVTNFEDPYLGLSAGVKNFDLLILDLTLPGMDGLEVCKEIRSKYNIPIIISSARSDISDKVVGLQLGADDYLPKPYDPKEMYARIMSLIRRYKKTNEVQEEVVDTLFRIDERRHEIYYNNESLTLTPAEYEILSYLIKQHSFSVSREQLVYNCKSLKDKDSKSLDVIIGRLRTKIGDSSKAPKHIFSVRGIGYKLIG
- a CDS encoding ArsS family sensor histidine kinase, whose translation is MRYSLTTKISVVFALAFSLVCILFYTFASIQLDNALEKIKNKQLNAINYLIASYEKSNPPSDLTNYFKNFGLTYVKSDKTVANVISSGKPVFAKQTQLGLFQSLLFQDSLYLQIKNPSFQILLESDDTKNINDPIWVGFILTTALLVSLYVSVMKSLMPLKKLSSDIRKFGAGNMDVNIAKPDSDDEIAKVAIEFDAAASKIRELLRSRQLFLRTIMHELKTPIGKGRIVSEMVQNSTHKTRLIAIFERLDMLINEFGKIEQLLSKNYALNYQESYFSNILDQARDMLMLDKFEEKVSVDIRRDILLRVDFGLFSLAIKNLIDNALKYADDKKAQVICDADGIVVRNLGQPLQNPIEYYMQAFIREKGSKSSGMGLGLYIIDHICRMHKFSLKYSYEDGFHSFKICTNPKESVEKRA
- the recR gene encoding recombination mediator RecR; this encodes MKKGLEKFNELVAAFERLPGVGKKSAQRYAYHVCLKDSFGGLKLAQSIEDAVRFTGKCQICGGLSEDEICDICSDETRDKELLAVVESPKDILVFEQSAIYRGRYFVLEEITPEQTEKLRAIIRQNGVTEIIFALTPGLSSDAVMVFIEDKLSDMGVKFSKIAQGVPTGVNLENIDLLSLMKALDSRTEL
- the nhaD gene encoding sodium:proton antiporter NhaD → MKIVGLLGLFFALAFGSGDAAGEALNLTTTWVGIASLIIFVVGYFFIATEENFHIDKAKPAIFIGTFMFLLIGFYMLANGLDVHLLQNEVNHLILEISQIVFFLMVAMTYIEALIERDVFNALKYNLVSKGYTYKRLFWLTGALAFFISPVADNLTTALILSTVLLTIDKTNTNFLVAGAINIVVAANAGGAWSPFGDITTLMAWAAGKAPFIDFFALFPASFIGWLVTAFLLVRIVPAGSPHFDPATEPKVTIKKGGKVVIGLGAFTIFSAVMMHQLFHLPAMWGMMFGFSLLSIYTYIYKKTNKNEEPMHVFHYMSKIENNTLFFFFGILAAVGALHFVGFLNYAVSLYDKFGATTVNIGVGFLSAIVDNVPVMSAVLKANPMMGADVGENLSQWLLVTLTAGIGGSMISFGSAAGVGVMGKLKGIYTFGAHMKYAWTVVVGYIVSVVVWYIQFEIFHLYF
- the dnaJ gene encoding molecular chaperone DnaJ, producing MEIDYYEILEISKNSDSETIKKAFRKLALKYHPDRNQGDKDAEEKFKKVNEAYQVLGDEEKRAIYDRYGKAGLEGRGGFSSGGFSADFDLGDIFNSFFGGGFSSGASSRKRSSDKYPLDLEIVLRIKFNEAVFGAEKEIDFTIKKPCQTCKGSGSKDGKTHVCPHCEGRGRISQQRGFMSFVQECPYCNGTGETVKDRCSDCGGSGYKEERQSVKVNIPEGIDDGMRMRVSEKGNVSSTGARGDLYVHIEVEADEHFVRHESDVYIEIPVFFTQAILGETITIPTLKGTTELKLPVGAKDKQQFVFDGLGVKNVNSKRYGRLVAQISIKTPKELNDEQISLLNQLQESFGIKAGKASYDEEEDKGILDKIKGWFKGEEPSDKGNKKGKKA
- a CDS encoding cupin domain-containing protein — its product is MSKIYNLNADTKVIAKSVVSKRIFDCENAHVDVFAFDTGEELDHEMLFCDSLAWVVEGGASLHYGEKQMRLGDEQACLIEKKVWRKLVFNEPTKYVLIDFKEDLMIDHLPKAAIFSLVDAVEYEEGKIVSKTLVKNESGSMSLLSFSKDQQLSTHAAPGDALLVALDGEMKLTIGDEHFDIKKGDTIVLPGKIPHGLKIPEKFKMLLIVTKDKM
- the uvrC gene encoding excinuclease ABC subunit UvrC — protein: MLIDEIRSLPAQPGVYQYFDKAGKLLYVGKAKILKNRVKSYFSFTPALAPSPKVSPRIHKMISEAVHLEYIVTPSEADALILENSFIKQLRPKYNILLRDDKTYPYIYVNLDDDFPRFEITRKIVRGKNVKYFGPYFRGARELLDALRLSFKLVQSKSALKATGAYLPYQIGYSEAPLISKISPADYAKVVEGAIAALNNPLSMLPKLVNLMSKYAQNENYEQAALVRDKINAIKDLDVKIEVDLAKLEDFEVFAVRAEQNLLCAVRFSVHGGKISGVYQNITNAKMSSQGDLNDAYKQIVLESFPAGAPVVSAKIYALEAFEDASLVEEILTARHGRKFSICVPKIGEKKRICEMALTNAQVFIQKYLKTHDDAFLDELKEYFGLACAPYTIETFDNSHMFGAAAVGAMVRFEHGNFAKEHYRHMHLSHANDYDQMHQMLTERALRFDKLSPPDLWLIDGGQALLDLASDIIASSGANVDILAISKEKIDAKAHRAKGGARDKIYAPGGVFTLPTGDRRLQFFQRLRDEAHRFAITFHQKTKRKEDLGASKLADAGVSAGSIAKLVKFYGSFEAIMTAASEEIEKVTNRSVAAKIEQLKESEI
- a CDS encoding tetratricopeptide repeat protein; translation: MRPLQNGASNLTLKYKMNKFIFLAAFTAISLNAAKCDTGWLQKGCDAGDFESCDNLGLAYIGIKLEECDLDKNYEKAFALFKKACDGEYVRACVNLGVAYRKGEGVKKDEPKAAELYKKACDSGYLLGCANLGSLYEQGFGVKKDAQKAGKIWRKACEAKDGMSCFNLGVLYYNAMLGEKDVANAKNYLQKACAYGWKDGCDAAQAIEKAAKR
- the guaA gene encoding glutamine-hydrolyzing GMP synthase; its protein translation is MNNTIIVLDFGSQYTQLIARRLREQGVYTEILPFNAKVEEIKAKKPKGIILSGGPASVYAPDAYFCDEGVFKLKLPILGICYGMQLLAHKFGAEVAPASHKEYGKASLNALKSHPLFTDTPEKQTVWMSHSDLVKNLPNGFEAIATSENSPYCVFGDEKRKFYALQFHPEVQHSEFGTQILKNFAKYICGCESTWNMGGFAKTQIAKIKETVGNKKVLCAVSGGVDSSVTAALLAAAIPQNLILVFVDNGLLRTGEREQVEATFRTKLGVELVSIDASKTFLERLAGVTDPEKKRKIIGETFIEIFEKEAKKHDNVKFLAQGTLYTDIIESSVVGSSKTIKSHHNVGGLPDWMSFELIEPLREIFKDEVRQLGLELGLSRELVFRHPFPGPGLAIRIMGEVNTPSLELLRKADVILRDELKSSGWYNKTWQAFCVLLNVHSVGVMGDNRTYENAVCIRVVDASDGMTASFSRLPYDLLENVSRRIINEVDGINRVAYDISSKPPATIEWE